TGTTTTTCAATGAACATGTATAACTTTAatttgaaaactaagaaaaaagactCTTCTTTCAAACCAATAATAGTAGTACCCCTGGAGTGAGTCACACTCCCCTCTTACCTGAGCACTATACAAGCCTCCGAGCTGGTCTCTTGACTGCACTCTTATCCCCTGTCTTGGGCCATTTgggctgctattaaaaaaaataccctaaACTGGGGAGAAatgtagggacttctctggcagtccagtgattaataatccaccttccagtgcagggaacattaatttgatctctggttgggcaactaagatcccaccttcCTCGGGGCAACAAAGCTCACACGCAGCAACTACGGAGCCTGCAGGCCACAACTGGAATGCCCAAGTGCACAatggaagatcctgagtgcctaatgcagccaaaaatagataaatatttaaaaacaaaagaagaatagAAATGTATTGCTCATATTTCTGGAGACTCGGGATTCTAAGACGAAGGCACTGGCAGATTCAGCGTCTGGTGTGAGCCTTCTTCCTGGCTCATAGATGGTCATCTTTTCATTGTACCCTCACATGGTGGGTGGGCTAGGGAACTAACTGATGCCCTCTTAAAAGGGCTCTAATCCCATTCAAAAGGGTTCCATccttatgacctaatcacctcccaaatgtCCCACTTTCAAACACCATTGCACTGGGGGataaggtttcaacatatgaatctggggGAGACAAACATTCAGACTACAGCATCTCTACAATAGGCTCATCAgaaacagtgattttaaaaatatatgtatcatgGGCTTCCacggtagtccagtgattaagaattcacctgccaatgcaggggacatgagttcagtccctagtgtgggaactaagatcccataagccctgcagcaacaaaggccacgtgccacaactactgaagcccacgtacccaagagcccatgctctgcaacaagagaaaccactgcaacgagaagcctgcacaccacaacttgagagcagcccccactctctacaactagagagagcccacacacagcaagaaagacctagtgcagccaaaaataagtaaattaattaaatatatatatgtatcagacCACCACCATTCCTGTGCCATCCAGCTCGAATTCCTTTCCATGGCCTATAAAGCCTGACATATCAGCTCTTGCCCATTTCAACCTCATCATCTCTAATTCTCCCCTCCATGATCACGCCCCAAGAGTGCTCCCTGGGACCTTAGCACACAGCTCACACCATCAGTCACACTGAGGTCCTTGGGTAGGTGGGGCAACACAGGCAGAGGGATTAGGAAGTACAAAGGTCCTCAGCACTGTGGAGCTACAGGAGAGTGCTCTTTATCATCACTTTAACATCACAAAAGATCAGAGGTGTTCACAGGGCAATCTTCTTCCTAATGCCAAAATCTTCCTACTCTACAGTGGTAGTTCATATTGGAATCActggtgaaggtgaaggtgaagtcgctcagttgtgtccgactctttgcaaccccatggactgtagcctacaaggcttttccatccatgggattctccaggcaagaatactggagtgggttaccatttccttctccaggggatcttcctgactcagggactcccgcattggaggcagacgctttaacctctgagccaccagggaaggcagagcTTTAAAAATACTGGTACTCAGGCTCTTTCTGCAGAGGTTCTTATTATACCATTTTTCAAAGCTTCCCTGCAGATTTAAAGTAGAATTGGGCATGAGAATGACTACTTTACAGCACCTCTGACAAGTGAAGGCATTCATTGATGAATGCCATTCCATACCCTCTCCATTACAGAGGGGAGCATGGGTTCCTAAAACTCAACCAGCCTTCCTCCCCATGCTCACTGGGCCAGGCTAAAAGGACTAAAAGTCTGCTCTTCATGCCTAATGAATTCCATCCTTAAAGAATCAAACTTGATAGAAACTTAATCAATAACTAACAGGCTTAGACTTGAAGAAACTGCGAGATTTCAGTGGTGATGTCAAGGAAAATGTCTTGGAGTATAAATCATGGCTCTTGCAGGTGGTTTTCCTGACCTTTTAAAATAGAGTGGATTTCTTTTGCAGGACAGTTCTCTGCAAGGGGAATGTGTGGCAAAGAAACTGGGGTCTCTACTTGAACTCATTTTATTCTGAAACACCAACTGCTACAATCAGAATGCATCTGACTGACCCTGAAAAATTCAGTTCTCTGGGACCTAATACAGTGTAAAAAACTGTTTATAGTCCATATATTGAAAGTGGATGCCAACAATCCTTTGCTTGATGCactaatgtctttcctttttttggccgcaccacgaggcatgtgggaccgAATTTTCACCCCACAGAGATCgaaccctgcactggaaggtggagtcttaaccactggccactGGGTAAGTCCCAACTGCTCTAATTTCTCATGCAAGCTCCCTCTGTTTGCAGTAAGTATGATGTGTCAGCCACAGTGCTCTGGAGTTGACAGCTGTGACCTCAATCTCCAAGTCTCCCTAACCATCTGGGGAGTGCAGTGGCCTGTCAACTCTGAAAGAGGCTTGGGGGAAAGTGACCATTAGTAGGAAAGCTCTGTGACCGAAGGCATTATTTataattcctagaaacataacaaagaagaaaggggaagatGAAAATAGAAAGAGGGCCTGTCACCCTCATCGTCTTTTCTCCAAGTTCTGCAGCATGGCCTGTCTCTCCCAAAATATAATCTGAGATGAAGAAATCTGCCTCAACTAAACACTGCCGTTCTTCCCTCAGTTCTCTGCCAATACAAAGGCTTCTCTCACATGGAAGGAGGTACAAGAgacagaaaatgatgaaaattgtCATACTGACTTCACAAATGCAGATAAGAAGCAGGGGTCACTGGCAAGATTACTCTAAGATGGTGAATCTCAACCCTGGTGGCATATTGCAATCACCAAGGgagttttaaaaacactgatCCTGCATCCCATCTCCAGAGCTTCTGGTTTAATTGGAATTGGATGGGTCCTGGgctggagattttttttaagctccAGATGACTAACTTAAGCCAGAGTGGAAAACCCTCCCATAGTTTGGCATAGGGTTCCAAGCACCCGTACAATGATCCTAAATATAATCAACCTCCAGAAAAGAgtataaatttgaaaagaaaaagcattttggGAGAAAGTCTAGGTAGGATGATTCCTTCTCAAGGTATGGCATTAGTGCAGTAAGAAAATATCTCTAAATTCATAGAAGATATGAAACTGGGGTAGAGGGATTCAATTATTATTAACACAAAgaatgaaacaaaggaaaaagcaagTGTGTGGGCTCAACAAAGCAAATCAGCTGAGAAATTCCCCTATTAACATgggggatttttctttttaatgggaaaaataaagttcTTAGAAGCAAGCAGTGGGTAAAACATGAGTCACTCTTTTTTCCAGAATCAAGAAGAATCCACAGTAAATATCCATTGTGCCCTATGATAGCCAGGGAATGTTTATTCCATTGTGGCTTTTCAGAGAACAGAattaaaatcaatacaatattgatTTTAGTCTTTGTGGAATATGTCACAAATGTTTGTATATGACTTTTAAATGCCAGAATTATTAAAACAGTGGAGTACACCCTCCTTCCTTAGTGAGACAAGGGCAACTCAAGGTTACAAATGATCCCTCCTCTGatttatattttccatattaTGTTATAAAGTGCAACTCCATTCCAAGCACTCCTCTGTTACACATTATCTAGCACTATGGGTTCTCCATTGCCTCCCTGCAAAGCTTCCATGCCCCCTTCTCCAGTCTTCTTTATCTCTGAAGTTTTCCTTACTACCCTGTGCTCCAGACACACATGGCCCCCAGACAGCTCTGCTTTATCACACCTCTCAGCTTTTGTCCATGTTCTCCTTGTACTGAGATAGCCTTCTTCCATGTACCCCAGTCCTCCCAGGTCTAGAGAAACTCATATCTCTCAAGACTCATTTCAAAAGTAATTTCAACTATAAAGCTTTTCCTGACCTGTCTGTAAAGAACTGACCTCTCCCCCTTTTGCCCACTATACCCTCTAACATGCACACTTACACTTGACCATTTATATGTTTACCTAATTCCCCATCCAGGCTCAGAGAGCTCTGGTGGCAGAGATGGTGATTCATTTATATACCAGCACTTATAAGACTAATTGATAGAAAGTTTTCAATAAGCTTATTTTATGAATTGAGCTTAACTGAATGTACTGAATGAATTTAACACTCCATAAATTAacctcgctctctctctcaacacacacatatacacacaaagaaggagggaagagaaggctaAGAAGGGATAAGAAGgctaagaaaggaagagaaggctaAGAAGAGTCCAGAAGGGGGACACCTCTTATGAAATTTCCATGATCAGTCAGATTGTCTGACCTTACTTACCATGGATGTTCTTCGCCCAGGGGCTGCAGGCAGAAGTGAGGGGCTGTTTTCCCGGTGTGGAAAGCCCTGGCAAGAGCTATTTCGAGAAGTGGAGCTTCCTGAGTCACTGTACAGCTGTCCCTTTTCAGAAAACAGTCTGGACAGGAAACTGGCCTTGCGACTGCCAGGGTAAGATCTGTCTCTTGCCTCTTGGACCCTGCTGTCTGTCATGCTGCCATCGCTGTGTCTGCAGTGACTGTGCAAGTCTGCAAGAGGTTCCCCTGAGGGTTGTAGGTCCTGGGACTGCTCCCAGGGTCCTGTTGTATGTGATGGACAATGCCTAGGAGCCATCTTTGTACCTAGCCAGGAGTGAGGTCTTATATTCTGCAAGCCAAATAAAGAATGGTCTGGCTGCTGTCCTGGGTGCTGAATTCTAGCACTGTCGTCCCAGGGACATGGGCTGTGGACATGGAGCTGTCCGTTGTGCTGATTCTTCTCAGCCCAGTCTTTTTTACTATAGCAAGGGTCTACATCAAGTTGCCTGGCCTGTGGGATATGCCACGTGGTTTTAGAATTCGGCACATTGACTCGGATTACTTGCTGTTGATTGTTGGCTTGAAGTAGGGAGATTTTTTCAGGGAAGGGAGAGCAAGTCATACACTCCTGGGTCACcgaatattttttcaaatggaaCGGAAGTCTCCTTTCATCCTCAATGCCCTGACTGCTGGATTTGTCATAAAGTGCCCTCATGATTTTCCTGATGCCCAGATGAAATATTTCCAGTATGTTGAGAAACAAAGAGATGGCTGCAATGCTATGCATAAAGAGCATGAAAATGGTCTTCTCTGTGGGCCTGGACACAAAGCAATCCACTGCATTGGGGCAAGGAGGTTGAGTACATTTGTAAAGAGGGTGCATTTGAAACCCATAGAGAATATATTGGCCTACCATGAACCCTACTTCCAGCACAGATCTGGTCAAGACATGTAAGACATAAGTACGCAGCAGACATCCTTTCAATGGGACTTTTTGGATCCTCTTCTGCTCCTctaatttcctcagttctctaTCCATCCTTTGCTGATCCTCCAATTCAAGCTCTGGATTCTCCATCTGGGCTCTAAGCTGTgacttcttcctctgcctttccttttcAAAGGCCCTGAGTCTATACAGTGCATGGCCCATATATACTAGAGAGGGAGAAGACACAAAAATGATCTGTAAAACCCAGAACCTGATCAAGGAGATAGGGAAAGCAGTATCATAACACACAGTGTTGCAACCTGGCTGCTGGGTGTTGCAGGCAAATGCTGACTGTTCATCATCCCAGACATCTTCAGCAGCCACACCAAGTATCAGCATTCGGAAAATGAAGAGGATGGTCAGCCAGATTTTCCCCACCATGGTTGAATGGGAGTGAACGTCCTCTAAGATGCCACCCAATAAATTCCAATCCCCCATGGTAAGAGACTAATGTCTGAAACATACAGAAAACACTAAGATTAATAGAATCCaggtataatatataaaaacacgATCAATACAGCAGGTCCTCTCTTCATGTCAATAAAACTATGAAGGATTTTCCAGCCCTAATACTTATGGTTCATGCTTGCTGAAATATTTCTAAGGAATAGGTTTTGGAAAAAATACTAAAGACCCTCCCCAGTCCAACCCAATTCCTTCCTATCCTCTTCTCTCCTACACAAAGTTGACTGTCATTCTAGTATACTCATTGGCCATCATATTTGTACAGTACATTCTATTCcataattttgcttatttttctaacaTATGAGATGCCATATTTACCATACATCCTACAGGGTCTTAAAGAAGTCTCAACTTCTTTAGGAAGTCTTCCCCAGCCATCTCAAGTCAGAGGGATTTTCCCATGTCTGAATTCATACAACACTGGTGCTTGTATTACTCACTTGGTACCGTGCCCAAAATGAGCTTTGTGATAGTTGTCCTATGTTCTCTTTTCTGAAAAGCTACTCTTTTTACAGACAGAGatgctttctatttcattttgatCTTGACATATGAAGGCATCAATAAATAAGAGTGAACTgaattgtcttttctttttaaaaactcagctcCTTGACTCTATCACTGGAAAAATCATCAACATTAAAACCAAGTAGATCCTCATTATATATTATCGATGGCTCCTACTGCAAGACTGAAAATACAAGTAGAGAGAATAGAACTCAGCCAAATAAACCCTCAGGAACTGGCACAGGGTAGCAGTAAAGATTAAGCAGGCTCAGAAGCAGTACCAGCAATGACATATGATTAGATCTACAAAGCCATATCTGAACAGAAGATTTTCATGGAAGCTCTGCTTACTTAGAAGAAAAGTGAATATAACTGCTATGCTAGCAAGCTTGGGAGCTGTGAAAGAATCAAAGCATAGCTGACATGAATGGGTCATTGGGTTCACCTTGAAAAAAACAAGACATCTTTCAAGGTTCAATGAGGTTAAAATACTTGAGGGTTTACAGGCTTCTAATGTGGATGACTTCCAGAtatgaaagaaacagaggaaaaacaggTAAGTGTTAAGTTAAACTAATAATGAAACAATCCTCTCCTTccacaattcatttattcaataatgtGTACTATAATTTATCATATAGGCATTGTGCTAGATAGCAAGGAATTCAACAATGAACAATAAATACATACTTCATTCAGGCCTCACAGTACTTAGTCACCAGGAATTCCCAGTAACATATAAaatggacagtgaaaaagttatgaatatcaaataaaaaatataagaggaaaaaaacccacagaattgTTATATTTCCCCTACTTATCTCCAAACACAAAAGTAAATTCCAGATGGAATAAAGtattaaatgtaaaacaattAAACCATAGAAGTATTGAAGTAAAATTAAAGAGAATGTCCTATAATGTTGAAATAGAAGGAGGCTTTTTAAGTACATCAATACCAGAAATTATAACTAGGGAAAAAATTAGATTTTACCCAACAAAACTGAATAGCAAAAGTGGAGATGTCCAGAAGGTATTTGGGTCTAgagaataacaacaaaagatgCAAACCACAGATAAACAAGCATttgtaaataattattgaataggTTGAGATCACCTagggacaaaaaggaaaaataagccaaTGGCAGAACCCTGAGAAACAGCATGgtaaaaaaagtctacaaatgaaaatgagaaacgGCCAatgagaaagagggggaaaaactATAAGGGTGAAGTCACTGAAACCAAAGCAGGACAGAGTTTCAAGGAAAGAACAGTTGACAATATCAAATACCACTATTTAAATCAATTTAATGGGGGGATAGATCATGCTCAGGGATTAGAAAACTAAACATttataaagatgtcaattctttcCAAATTCACTCATCTGTAGCTCACTGAATAAAGtcctataaacatatatatgtacatatatgtatatgagatgtatatatatgtgacTAAGTGTGGAGAGAAGACCCAGAAGGCACACATGAGGAAGTTCATATAGGTTACTGGAGGTCTGTAGGAGAACATGAGGGTGGAAGGAAGAGCGTGAAGGCAGAGGCAAAAAGATAAAGGACACGCTTCTAAGGAAGCACGACTGATTCTCCACTAgtacacacatttatataaatgcatacctgtatgtacatacatatgcataaacaccttttaaaataaaatttaaaagcagtaGGTACCTGTCAGAATCTAGCAGAGGTATTAATGAGTCTTTTCTATTTTACTCCACGCTGccgctgttaagttgcttcagtcgtgtccgactctgtgtaaccccatagacggcagcccactaggctcccccatccctgggattctccaggcaagaaccctggagtgggttgccacttccttctccagtattttaCTTCATCACttgttcaaaattcaaaaattcaaaatgtaGTCATATCTACCACTTGCAAATAAAAGTTAGATTATAAAATTTTGTACTATTGCCTCACTAACTGAAACAATAATTTACTAAGTTCTATCCTCTCATAAAGAGTTTCAGTCCTTTCCCATAATTATTCCTTTAATAATATCTGGCcattattctttattaaaaactaACTCCtttagcacttaaaaaaaaatctagagcttctattttatataaaaacctgaaa
The genomic region above belongs to Bos indicus isolate NIAB-ARS_2022 breed Sahiwal x Tharparkar chromosome 9, NIAB-ARS_B.indTharparkar_mat_pri_1.0, whole genome shotgun sequence and contains:
- the GJA10 gene encoding gap junction alpha-10 protein, which produces MGDWNLLGGILEDVHSHSTMVGKIWLTILFIFRMLILGVAAEDVWDDEQSAFACNTQQPGCNTVCYDTAFPISLIRFWVLQIIFVSSPSLVYMGHALYRLRAFEKERQRKKSQLRAQMENPELELEDQQRMDRELRKLEEQKRIQKVPLKGCLLRTYVLHVLTRSVLEVGFMVGQYILYGFQMHPLYKCTQPPCPNAVDCFVSRPTEKTIFMLFMHSIAAISLFLNILEIFHLGIRKIMRALYDKSSSQGIEDERRLPFHLKKYSVTQECMTCSPFPEKISLLQANNQQQVIRVNVPNSKTTWHIPQARQLDVDPCYSKKDWAEKNQHNGQLHVHSPCPWDDSARIQHPGQQPDHSLFGLQNIRPHSWLGTKMAPRHCPSHTTGPWEQSQDLQPSGEPLADLHSHCRHSDGSMTDSRVQEARDRSYPGSRKASFLSRLFSEKGQLYSDSGSSTSRNSSCQGFPHRENSPSLLPAAPGRRTSMNMLLELSSIMKK